A genomic window from Ruminiclostridium cellulolyticum H10 includes:
- a CDS encoding response regulator transcription factor, which produces MIIRMLKVLIIDDEPAVRAGLKAIIDWDSLGYEIIGEAADGHEGLRLLIELNPDLCITDIKMPGLYGTEMLEKAREGGFGGKVIILTGYSDFEYARSAIKSGVSSFQLKPIEEDDLLEAIIKVRKTILSEKEKLESIRSSMNLIYEKQLTDFICGKLPASSVNLEQLKLCDGIYRVAVIKAIQSDGKIPELFANEQEMHCICIDDLWVVLIWGSGITRFSVIMPDIFRKMPGLFASVGRQCSTADEIHLSYTDAKKIQQQSFYYQQSDSLVLWDDIQEDFSSGVSLNSIDIKEYIEVFYNYIEIGQEELLQKKIHCFESEYRRLNLHPDRFAGVLSNIFIRVRDILSQNYHNLIIPDDARIIHDIYTKQSLHEITDYILSEFLSFMKQIGNNSRDNIVKRLCIYIEANYAKDLKLESLAKIFCYNSSYLGRIFRSGTGESFNSYLDHVRIRKAKEMLAEGKYKVYEISYMVGYKNIDYFYRKFKYYVGRKPRDYWGEMSNMTTRIEKGELSDG; this is translated from the coding sequence ATGATAATCAGAATGCTCAAGGTTTTAATCATTGACGACGAGCCGGCAGTAAGGGCTGGACTAAAGGCTATCATTGATTGGGACAGCCTTGGATATGAGATAATCGGTGAAGCAGCGGACGGGCATGAGGGTCTTCGTTTACTGATTGAGCTTAACCCTGACCTATGTATTACAGATATCAAGATGCCGGGACTATACGGGACTGAAATGCTTGAAAAGGCAAGAGAAGGAGGTTTCGGCGGCAAGGTTATTATTCTTACGGGTTATTCAGATTTTGAATATGCCCGCAGTGCCATCAAATCAGGAGTTTCCTCCTTTCAGCTAAAACCTATAGAGGAAGACGATCTGCTGGAGGCTATTATTAAGGTACGCAAGACTATTCTTTCTGAAAAAGAAAAGCTTGAAAGTATTCGCTCCAGCATGAATCTCATTTATGAAAAGCAGCTTACGGATTTTATTTGCGGCAAGCTGCCGGCAAGCTCGGTAAATCTTGAACAGCTAAAACTATGTGACGGTATATACCGTGTTGCCGTAATAAAAGCAATACAGTCTGATGGCAAAATCCCGGAACTTTTTGCTAATGAACAAGAGATGCACTGTATATGCATCGATGATTTATGGGTTGTGCTAATATGGGGAAGTGGAATTACACGTTTCTCAGTCATAATGCCGGATATTTTCCGCAAGATGCCCGGCTTGTTTGCTTCTGTGGGACGCCAGTGCAGTACAGCTGATGAAATCCACCTTTCTTATACAGATGCAAAAAAAATACAACAGCAAAGTTTTTACTACCAACAGTCCGATAGCCTTGTCCTATGGGATGATATACAGGAGGATTTTTCATCAGGAGTTAGCCTTAATTCTATTGACATAAAAGAATACATAGAGGTCTTTTACAATTATATAGAAATCGGGCAGGAGGAGTTACTACAGAAGAAAATACACTGCTTTGAGTCAGAATACCGCAGGCTTAACCTCCATCCTGACAGATTTGCCGGAGTACTTTCGAATATTTTTATACGGGTTCGTGATATCCTGTCTCAAAACTATCACAATCTTATAATACCTGATGATGCAAGAATAATACACGATATATATACAAAACAAAGCTTACATGAGATTACTGATTACATATTGTCCGAGTTTCTGAGCTTTATGAAGCAAATTGGCAACAACTCAAGGGACAATATTGTAAAGAGACTTTGCATTTACATTGAAGCCAATTATGCCAAGGACTTAAAGCTGGAATCACTAGCTAAGATTTTTTGCTATAACAGCTCTTACCTTGGAAGAATTTTCAGAAGTGGAACAGGCGAAAGCTTCAATTCATATCTTGACCATGTCCGCATCCGTAAAGCAAAAGAAATGCTTGCCGAGGGTAAGTACAAGGTTTATGAAATTTCTTATATGGTAGGCTACAAAAATATAGATTATTTTTATCGGAAGTTTAAATACTATGTGGGGCGAAAACCAAGAGACTATTGGGGTGAAATGTCCAACATGACTACAAGGATTGAAAAAGGAGAGTTAAGTGATGGATAA
- a CDS encoding sensor histidine kinase has translation MFVKGLKEGWNNIRIRKKMIGIYAISVLLPVFFVSLYLTYSMSNAVYSRMVNEAKTDTVRVRDRVNELLYLMTNISDKIYFDKQLKNIISTKYSSFLEFNNACKSYPALKEYIQYYSQIEAITLYVDNSTMWDNGFFVKTTDTVRKEDWYKAAVRSGGNMIWQCFYNNDNNSYYLALVRRIRIDDNGNYAVMVMRVSYSYLTSVIQNEKTTMLMTVDNDRIVLADDRKKLGTKIDLKGLTAVSGDSEQFLKDVSYENRKVFIVHDSFLPQKTRSTIQIINITPTSDITRQVIDTYTTGILIALISLVAPVMLMVLFTGNFSKRILFIRTQIHRAASGDLDISPGISGSDEIAELYKDLIKMIGDMKKLLQENYEHKLQQQKLLTKQNEAQFKMLASQINPHFLFNTLESIRMKAFVCGQREIATVIKLLGKSMRSLLELDDNPQPLKSELDFVRNYLEIQKFRFAERVDYTIDVQDGIDEKILKVLPLLIQPIVENAFVHGLEQKEGHGRIDIIVNRYNENIMVIVKDDGLGMEAEKLEEVHCKIKESGGKTGKSIGLSNVNQRIKLYYGESYGIRVDSSPGTGTTVWISFPEQCLKIYGRNDNQNAQGFNH, from the coding sequence GTGTTCGTCAAGGGCTTGAAAGAAGGTTGGAACAATATTCGGATACGTAAAAAAATGATCGGTATCTACGCAATTTCCGTGCTGTTGCCGGTATTTTTCGTGAGCTTGTATTTAACCTACAGCATGTCTAATGCTGTCTACTCGCGTATGGTTAACGAGGCCAAAACAGATACCGTTCGGGTGCGGGACCGTGTCAACGAGCTGTTATATCTTATGACGAACATCTCGGACAAAATCTATTTTGATAAGCAGCTCAAAAACATTATTTCAACTAAATATAGCAGTTTTTTGGAATTTAATAACGCCTGTAAGAGTTATCCTGCATTAAAGGAATACATACAGTATTACAGCCAGATAGAGGCTATTACCCTATATGTAGATAACAGCACCATGTGGGATAACGGTTTCTTTGTGAAAACCACCGATACTGTCAGAAAAGAAGACTGGTACAAGGCTGCTGTTCGAAGCGGTGGCAATATGATATGGCAGTGTTTTTATAATAACGATAATAATTCTTATTATCTTGCTTTGGTACGCCGTATACGTATTGATGACAACGGGAATTATGCCGTTATGGTCATGAGGGTAAGTTATAGTTATCTAACGTCTGTTATTCAGAATGAGAAAACAACAATGCTTATGACTGTTGACAATGACCGTATTGTGCTGGCAGATGATCGTAAGAAGCTGGGTACAAAAATAGATTTAAAGGGGCTTACCGCCGTTTCAGGTGACAGTGAGCAATTTTTAAAGGATGTTTCCTATGAAAACAGGAAGGTATTTATTGTACATGACTCCTTTTTACCTCAGAAAACCCGCAGTACCATTCAGATTATCAACATCACACCAACCAGTGATATCACTCGGCAGGTGATTGATACATACACCACAGGAATTTTAATCGCACTCATCAGTCTTGTGGCACCAGTAATGCTTATGGTGCTTTTTACCGGAAACTTTTCAAAGCGTATTTTGTTTATTCGGACCCAAATTCACAGAGCGGCATCGGGGGATCTTGATATTTCACCCGGTATCAGTGGAAGTGATGAAATAGCAGAGCTATATAAGGATCTCATTAAGATGATTGGTGATATGAAAAAGCTTTTGCAGGAAAATTATGAACACAAGCTGCAGCAGCAGAAGCTTCTGACAAAACAGAATGAGGCACAGTTCAAGATGTTGGCAAGTCAGATTAATCCGCATTTTTTGTTCAATACCCTTGAAAGTATACGGATGAAGGCTTTTGTCTGCGGACAGCGTGAAATTGCCACTGTAATAAAGCTTTTGGGAAAATCCATGCGTAGTCTTCTGGAGCTTGATGACAATCCGCAGCCGCTGAAAAGTGAACTTGATTTTGTCCGTAATTATCTGGAAATACAGAAGTTCCGTTTTGCCGAACGAGTGGATTATACCATTGACGTTCAGGACGGTATAGATGAAAAAATTCTCAAGGTATTACCACTATTAATACAGCCCATTGTTGAAAATGCTTTCGTACACGGACTTGAGCAAAAAGAGGGGCATGGGAGAATTGACATTATAGTTAACAGATATAATGAAAATATAATGGTAATTGTCAAAGACGATGGTCTCGGAATGGAGGCTGAAAAGCTAGAGGAGGTTCACTGCAAGATTAAGGAATCGGGTGGTAAGACAGGTAAAAGTATAGGACTTTCAAATGTGAATCAGCGTATTAAGCTCTATTACGGTGAATCATACGGTATCAGGGTAGACAGCAGTCCCGGAACAGGTACAACCGTATGGATTTCTTTTCCGGAACAGTGCTTAAAAATCTACGGAAGGAATGATAATCAGAATGCTCAAGGTTTTAATCATTGA
- a CDS encoding glycoside hydrolase family 3 C-terminal domain-containing protein: MQYDQIDKKIDELLSMMTLEEKAGMCHGAGLFRTAGVPRLGIPPLVFSDGPMGIRNEFADDNWNTVGGNTDFVTYLPANTALAATFNRTLAESLGEVLGCEARGRGKDVILAPGVNIIRTPLCGRNYEYFSEDPILTAELAASFIKGVQRFDVAACVKHFAANNQETERLAVSAEVDELTLRELYFPAFEASVRAGVLTVMTAYNRLNGTFCSHSRQLITEILREEWGFNGVVVSDWGAVHDTESPAIAGLDIEMNVTSNFNEYFFAKPLINAIKDGKIPERMLDDKVRRILRLMFRLNMFSKDRKRGGFNLPQHQQAVLDAAKESFVLLKNDREVLPLNADGIKTVAVIGSNADKKHSSGGDSAAVKALYEVTPLSGIVMRLASGAKVTYYPGCPDETHYKEEFHIPSNADEKTRADIEEKARAADEDYRKIQMRLEDEAIQAAKTADAVIFIGGNGHEQESEGRDRPDMALPYEQDKLLSRVLDANPNTVVVIISGSPVNMSGWIDKAPTVMQGFFSGMHGGTALAAVLFGDENPSGHLPFTIPLKEEETGASALGEYPGGETVCYSEGLFVGYRYHDAFNIPPLFPFGYGLSYTTFSLANESFRRLPCVGTEYEIHVDITNSGNRPGAQSVQLYVEPEKKDGSPIRTLKGFEKTYLNPDETKTITFKLDERTFSEFRPHEGWVFVPGNYTIHIGTSSRELPIAIALAL, translated from the coding sequence ATGCAATACGATCAGATAGATAAAAAAATTGATGAACTGCTCTCTATGATGACTTTAGAGGAAAAGGCCGGCATGTGTCACGGAGCGGGACTTTTCAGAACCGCAGGAGTACCCAGATTGGGCATTCCTCCTCTGGTTTTTTCCGACGGCCCTATGGGGATCCGAAATGAGTTTGCTGACGATAATTGGAACACAGTGGGAGGAAATACAGATTTTGTTACATACCTTCCCGCCAATACCGCACTTGCTGCAACCTTTAACCGGACTCTTGCTGAGAGTCTCGGAGAAGTACTGGGCTGCGAAGCACGAGGTCGGGGTAAGGACGTCATCCTTGCTCCCGGAGTTAACATTATACGTACACCTTTATGCGGTAGAAATTATGAATACTTCAGTGAGGACCCGATACTGACAGCTGAGCTTGCTGCTTCTTTTATAAAAGGTGTACAGCGTTTTGATGTGGCAGCCTGTGTCAAGCATTTTGCTGCCAATAACCAGGAGACAGAACGTCTTGCCGTCAGTGCGGAGGTGGATGAACTTACACTGCGTGAATTGTACTTTCCCGCATTTGAAGCATCAGTTCGGGCAGGAGTACTTACAGTTATGACTGCATATAACAGGCTCAATGGAACTTTTTGCAGCCATAGCCGTCAGTTGATTACGGAGATCCTGCGTGAGGAATGGGGGTTTAACGGAGTTGTAGTATCGGACTGGGGTGCAGTACACGATACAGAATCCCCTGCAATTGCCGGACTTGACATTGAAATGAATGTAACCAGTAATTTTAATGAGTATTTCTTTGCAAAACCACTTATAAACGCAATCAAAGACGGAAAAATTCCTGAAAGGATGCTCGATGATAAGGTTCGTCGAATTCTGAGGCTGATGTTCAGACTTAACATGTTTTCAAAGGACCGTAAGCGTGGCGGCTTCAACTTACCGCAACACCAGCAGGCGGTTCTTGATGCCGCTAAGGAAAGTTTTGTTCTTTTAAAAAATGACAGGGAAGTTCTGCCACTTAATGCGGACGGTATTAAAACAGTTGCTGTTATCGGCAGTAATGCCGATAAAAAGCACTCTTCCGGGGGAGATAGTGCGGCAGTCAAGGCACTTTACGAGGTAACACCGCTATCCGGCATAGTTATGAGGCTGGCAAGCGGAGCGAAGGTGACTTATTATCCGGGTTGTCCTGATGAAACACATTATAAGGAGGAATTTCATATTCCGTCTAATGCTGATGAGAAAACACGTGCTGATATAGAGGAAAAGGCCAGAGCCGCTGATGAAGACTACAGAAAAATCCAAATGCGACTTGAGGATGAGGCGATTCAGGCGGCTAAAACTGCCGATGCTGTTATTTTCATTGGAGGGAACGGACATGAGCAGGAATCCGAAGGTCGTGATCGCCCGGATATGGCTTTGCCTTACGAACAGGATAAGCTGCTGTCGCGTGTACTTGACGCAAATCCCAATACAGTAGTAGTTATTATAAGCGGCTCACCTGTTAATATGAGCGGCTGGATTGACAAGGCACCTACCGTAATGCAGGGATTTTTTTCTGGTATGCACGGCGGAACGGCTCTTGCGGCGGTTTTATTCGGAGACGAAAATCCAAGCGGACATCTTCCCTTTACTATTCCCTTAAAAGAGGAGGAAACAGGAGCGAGTGCTCTGGGGGAATACCCGGGCGGTGAAACGGTTTGTTACAGCGAGGGCTTGTTTGTGGGATACCGCTATCATGATGCATTCAACATACCTCCGCTTTTCCCGTTTGGATATGGACTGTCGTATACCACTTTTTCATTGGCGAATGAATCCTTTAGGCGGCTACCTTGTGTCGGTACAGAGTATGAAATCCATGTTGATATAACAAATTCCGGGAATAGGCCGGGTGCACAGTCAGTTCAGTTATATGTAGAGCCGGAAAAAAAGGACGGCTCTCCGATACGTACTTTGAAAGGGTTTGAAAAGACATATCTCAATCCCGATGAAACCAAAACCATTACATTTAAACTTGATGAACGTACATTCTCGGAATTCCGCCCCCATGAAGGCTGGGTTTTTGTACCGGGAAACTATACCATACATATTGGTACTTCGTCCCGTGAACTTCCGATAGCTATAGCTCTTGCTCTGTGA